One Asterias rubens chromosome 8, eAstRub1.3, whole genome shotgun sequence genomic window, CAGCTATTACAGCCTGTTTATCGAGCATGgtcagttttttaaattttacatcaatttaaacaaataaagagGATTACATATCAATGATTTGAGAACCTGCCCTCTACCAACAGCCAACCCATTATAACTCTACCAAGACATAGGACATTGTGTATTTGGCTTATCTGTTATTTACCAAATGGGGTTAGGTTATTTACAAAATGGGGCCTGTTTATTGCTCCTTGGCTGTACCATCTTTATGGTCATCCATTCAACATTGTGACCTCATGCATAATTCATGATCTTTGTGTGATTCTTGCATATACTACTGTGACACAAGCCAACTGCCAAGGCACTCGAGCCAACCAcccaaacacaaacacacaaagcTTTATCCATTTAATAGTCTTTTAAGCTTGTTGTGTCATCTTGGAGAAAGGATGAGTCATAGTTTCAACAACTAATTAGTTATAGTACccatattttttgcttatttaATAAGAAAGTCTTTCTTAGAAAAAGTCTTGTCTTATCCTGTAGGTCATGAATTACACTAAGGCGTCTACTACTAGTCTTGGCCTTCAACACAGTTTGCCATTGTCTTTTAAGCACATCAAAATAAGGTttccagccaaactaccatgtcttgtgtgcaatttgtgactggtcttCTGCTCAttgctgcttagcataaaattgttaagcaatatttggtgctttaaagcagctctgtgaaatcggACACTGGTCTTGTTTATCTGGCATTCCCAACTCGATCTAGAACTTACCAATATTTTTTGTGAACATGAATGCTGCCAAATGTCCAAATACTATTTTTCTCCATACAGGTGCCCCTAATAAactataacaatattgttttgcCCCTTTCAGAGCGAAGTTCTAGGCCTGAATATGTAACATGAGATTTGTGAAATGGAAACATAACCCTCAAGCCGAACAATTATCATCTACTTAAAAAGCTTTTCTATTGAGATTTTGCATCcattaagttttttatttttccccATGTATTTTGATTGCAGCTGAGGAACAGGCCCAAGCCAGGCTACATGCGCAAGCAGCCCGACATCACCCCAGGCATGAGAAGCATTCTTATTGACTGGCTGATAGAGGTAGGGGAGGAGTACAGACTACACAACGAGACCCTATACCTCGCCGTGTCTTACATCGACAGGTTCCTATCCCAGATGAGTGTGCTGAGATCGAAACTTCAGCTTGTGGGAGCTGCTAGCATGTTTTTGGCTGCGTaagttcttttcaaaaagtcGTCTTTCAACATTTAAAATACTGTTTTATGTGGACTGATATtacacggaggcaacaaaggcgattgcctcctggttatagccttggtgcccttgaaatgctccagtataattttacaatttcgTCAAAGGGTGCTCGACCAAGGACAAAAAGCCTGTGCGTGCGTTCTTGTCCGTGAGCTTTCTTCGCTCTAACAAGTATTGatatttttgtctttatttcCTGTAGCAAATTTGAAGAAATCTACCCACCGGAGGTTAATGAGTTTGTCTACATCACTGATGACACATACACCGTAAAGCAAGTCCTTCGTATGGAGCACCTCATTCTCAAGGTCTTATCATTTGATGTTGCTGTGCCTACCGCCAATGTGTTCATTTCACGCTACTTGCAGTCCGTCAAAGCCGACTCCAGAACGGAACATCTATCGAGGGTAATTTACTTTGCGTTGCCCTAAAAATTCAGAGACTCTGTGATTTCAGTTTAATAAATGGATTGCAGGATGCGTCTATGTTTgtcgccatatttgatgaaatgcGCACGCATGCAAGGCTATCACTGGCTGTGCATTGTGTGCATCGCTCACACGCTTGAACTTTTCTATTatgtttcatcaaatatggtgaTCGATgatgctttgtgaaatccatctaaacaaatttgttaagttCCTGCACCCAGAGCTGCTTCTGCTTATTAATAAAAAAGCAGAAAAATGGGCCTACACATTTTGTCCAAGTTTGCAAAGGAACAGTTTGTTTGCTTGGAGCCTGTTGCCCTCAAAAATTTGAGAAACAATCCATGCATTCAGATGTTTGGggattattataaaaaaacatattactttgaagggaatcctttctcataATAGTTTTTACTTATCAACAGCTTCAGTCCTTCTCAGCAGTTGCTTTTTatggtaattattttttaagttttatttttcaatctttgaccctacctttaaatggaaataaaaaacagggGCTTTTTTTAATGGGTAGGGAACTTAACAATTCAGCCATGTGCATGAACTTGAATGTTGATCTCCAACTTTATCGTTAACAGTTTTTGGCGGAGTTGACGTTGCAAGACCACGAATTCATCAAGTACATTCCATCAACTATTGCTGCAGCTGCTGTATTCCTCGCCAACTTCACTCTCTCTGGACAGAATTGGGTAAAGACTGAGTCACACTGTAGTTATAACGATAACGACACAAAGAGAGCGCATTCTATTGATtcaattgctccacgcagaatatgcccgagcttattcaaccaatcgtgGGCATGCATTTTTAACATTTCTGTTCTCGTTATCGAGCCCTGTGTAACCAGgccttttaaaagtaaaataacttTGACCAATATTTGACCTCATCTCACCTGGAAATCAGTTTTTCATAGTTCAAATTTGGAGGGGAATCCACTAGATTACATGGCTAGTTACTCACAATTTGACTGGACCAGCCGTTTCTTGAAATCGGCTGTCGCCTGCCGGTGcctatttttacaaaaatttaaaactgtAGCAAAGTGTAATGTCAAAACTGTTTAAGCTTAAAATGGGGTGTCCAAAAAACAAACTCCCATCTGAAACACAATGGTTTCCTGATGTCTACTTTTAATTCAAAGAAAATGCTTCCTAAAAACCAGTTGTTTCTGctcatttcagaaaaaaatacaatttcaaatGTATTAAAGTTATTATATTTCGCCTCTTAATGCTGTTTTCTATCTATATTCCTGGTTTAGACGGCGCAACTTCAGAAAGGCTCTGGGTATAGCCTACAAGACATCATGCCTTGTGCAATAGATCTTCTAAAGGCCTTCACAGACGCACCCAGCCAAAATCAACAGGCCGTCAGAGAGAAGTACAAGTCCCAAAGGTATGTGCAAGAACCATGTTTACTCCTTAAGTGTCAATTCCTCCCAAGATGCTTCGAGAAATCGAGgttcaagaccagggcccaattccatagagctgctgcgcacaaaaatttgcttagcattaaattcCTTCTAATTTATAAAagcaggactaccaaccaaatttccacaagaTTTTCAGgtaaagcaaacaacagctgaatatgcaacaaatagcaTTTGAttaggtaatcctgtttttatcaaggaaaacatttcatggtatgcaaatttttgttcttagcagctctatgaaattaggacCATAACACTAAACAACAGAAAAGCACCCGCACACATGTGAAGAAGATGAAACAAAGGGCAGGTTGACATCCCCTCTTCACTCTTTGCCTCTTCACCCCAGACCAAGTAATCCAAAACCAACCAATGACACTCTTCTACAGGACCCTGTAGTGTTGCAGTGATCCGAATTAGGCCATATTCACAGGCCTGAAATTCCACACAGACCATGACCTTCGTTTTCcttcgccttggtgcccctcaaaAGTTTCCGATAGACTTTTTAATAAGATTtgctaatggaagtgccctttgtaaaatgaaaatggttttGCCCTTTGAACAtgcaggcagtggacactattggtagttactcaaaataattattagcataaaaccctacttggtaacaaattaTGGGGAGTAGggtaaagcattgtgagaaacagctccctctgaagtgaaatagtttttgagaaagaagtaatttagaatttgaggtctcgaaatcgagcatctaaaagcacacaactttgtgtgacacaggtaattttttttttattattattatctcgcaacttctacgaccaattgagctcaaattttcacaggtttgatattttatgcttatgttgatgcacattaagtgagaagactggtctttgacaattaccagtagtgtccactgtctttgaagatgaaattccaggcctgtattcATTTGAAACCATACCTATCGAGTTACCCAATCttactttaatttttgttgtacaattattttttttcatcagaTACAACAGTGTGTCATTGATTCTTGCTCCTACTGCACTGCCATCTTGGTGAGGAGGCCCTTAGCCAATGACGGCAAGTCTTTTATCTTCACTGCCCGTGTTGCCATAGAGACAGTAAGCATCATAAACAATCAACGTTATGTGAAATTATATACGTTACTGGGCCCCGTCCCTTAATGGCCCCTAACAATGGACAGACTACTGAGCGGCTCCAGCATTGTGCATGCTTCAGGTTAATGAATGCTCAGGAAAGTAATTATCCATGTGTCGGGGCCATCCCAATTGTCCTGAGACGTTTCAGTTGTTATCTCGCAGCTCATTTGGGatgttctttttaaaatgttgtacaGGTTCACTTTGAACTCTTTatggtttttataaaaacaatttttagaaCCATTCGGcgaagtttttaaaaatcaattctCACCAAGTGCAATTGATTGTCTGTCGAGGGTTCTGTTGCCAGTAGTTACAATCAACGCTTTATCTCGCCTTAACTTGGTGAGAAAAACCTTGACAGAATTTATAAGAAGCGTTGATTGTATCCACAAGACGGTCCTTTTGTAAATAGTCTTATAAGCAGCTACTCCCATCATGCTTTGCTTTTCAGAGAAAATAAATTTTACCGTTTGTAGCACCGAGAGAAGATTTTTAAAAGGGCGCATCAACCATGTCTAAAAGTTTTAACGGGTAATTAGGAGGGAAGCTTTTTTACTTGCATCATTGTAAGTTTGACAAAGTAGTAGTAAgaatcaaatgttttttaacCAATTGAACTTTGAAATATGTGTTTTATTCAAGCTTGGAGGGAAGACGATGGCAGAAGGG contains:
- the LOC117293987 gene encoding G2/mitotic-specific cyclin-A-like, encoding MSSFGFNPTIFDVENSSNSQNAGLQTRKMKREDAGRGNGPQACKRAALGTLSTNVTRKQPSRAAKQVVSSDGFYNCQDENSFPRAQAGKSTGGSWGSFGLPPAMVEPSFSIHVDSEPAPCQTKVYKENASSEPPLSHLVTSLQVERRPLECVFTSLNESASPMVLDTSIQEEESITSTETEDFDNSSDIFGVKEYAEDIYEYLREAELRNRPKPGYMRKQPDITPGMRSILIDWLIEVGEEYRLHNETLYLAVSYIDRFLSQMSVLRSKLQLVGAASMFLAAKFEEIYPPEVNEFVYITDDTYTVKQVLRMEHLILKVLSFDVAVPTANVFISRYLQSVKADSRTEHLSRFLAELTLQDHEFIKYIPSTIAAAAVFLANFTLSGQNWTAQLQKGSGYSLQDIMPCAIDLLKAFTDAPSQNQQAVREKYKSQRYNSVSLILAPTALPSW